GAAGAAACAAAATAAAAAATTGGGAACAAAATCAACAAGTTTGTTTGCTCAGAATGGTAATAAGTCAACGTTGAGTGATTATATTACTGATGCACCAGAAATTGATGATGAGAAAACTGATACAACACGATTATTACCACGAAATGCGGATGATTGGAGTAACGACGAATAATTTTTAGAAATCAACCTGTCGTGATGACAGGAATATAAATTTGGAGTAATATATGGCAAAAATTTTAATTGTGCTCGAAAATATTGAACTCGGGGGAATGAAGCGAGCAACAACTGTCGTCGGCAATGCACTGGCAGCAAGACATGAAGTTACCTATTATAGTTTTTCTGATTTACCACCGTTTTATGAATTGTCAGCACCTTTAGTTGTTGCTTCACCCGCGCTACGTCTAACAAGTGATGCGCATCCATTTGAAAGATACGCCCAAGCTATCGAAAATTTTTCACTTTTAGCACAGCGCTATGATGTGGTTATTTTAGCAGGCGGACTACTATCCAGTTTTGCAGCTGTCTTGAAACCGAAGTTGCCACATACAAAACTGCTTGGGTGGATGCATAACAACATTACGACATATAGAGATCAATACTATGCAATGATGCGCGAGGAATTTATAGCCGGCTTACGTGTTTTAGATGCAGTAGTGGTACTAACTGATTTTGATTTAGGTGGTTTTAAAAAATACAATGACCATACGGTTAAAATTTGGAATCCTTTGACAATTGCACCTAAAGGCCCTTCTAAATTGGAGAAACACATTATATCGTTTACGGCACGTATCGCTATTCAACACAAAGGAATTGATTTTGCCGTACAATTGGCCACCAAACTACCGGATGATTGGCAATTAGCAATTGCCGGGGGTGGGATGCAGGAGGATATGGAAACCTTTGGGCAATTAATCAATGAGTATGGGGCGCATGAAAAAATAATATATCGTGGTCCATTGAAAGATAATGAATTGCGTGACCATTATCGTAATTCAAGTTTATTTCTACAAACATCACGCTGGGAAGGATTACCGCTTGTTCTAGTTGAGGCTATGAGTTTTGGGTTGCCAATTATCGCTATGAGACAGACAGGTTCTGCAGAAGTATTAAATGAGGGTGAATTTGGGGTTTTGGTAGAGAACGGTGACATTGATGCTGCGGCTATAGCGATTCAACGGCTGATCAACAGTCGTCAGCAACAACTTGATTTAGCAGAAAAGTCCTTAAATCGTGTTCGTGATTTTCAAATCGAGCCCATTTTGAAGCAGTGGGAAACTTTATTTTAATTATCATACATATATTTGTTGACAAGCAACTTGACAACTATATAATATTAACTTAGAGGTCTAATTCATGGACAATTGCAGCCCTAGTCACAAAAAAACAGCATTCGATAAGTTACAATTCGGGATTGGCGATCTTGCGCGGATGACAGGCGTGTCTACCCGACAACTACGTTATTGGGAAAAACAAGGTTACGTTAAGGCATTGGATCGCAATGATGAGCAAGAGTCCCGTTTGTACGGCTTTCGTGCATTCTTAAAGGTGAGCATTATTAAACAACACATTGATGATGGCGATACCTTACGTACAGCAGTGATCCATGCCGATGAACACATTGACAGTGCAATGATTACAAAGCATATTATGAAACAAGCATTTCAATTTCAGGGCCTAGAAGACTTCCAAGGCACTGTGGCTGTAAATATGGGTTACTTTGATGACGATGAGACACAATTGCTATACGTATTTTTAGAGGATGGTAAAGCCAAGTATCGCGTTGTCGATAGTAAAAAATGATTGTCAAACAGACAGTCATTTTTTATTATGTATATTCGCATTTCTGTGTTGGGCAACTGAATGAAAATAGAGAACTAGATGTATGAAAAAGTGGCAGTATAATTTTATAATAACATCCCAGAATTCTGGTCAAAGTGTTAAGGAACTGTTGATAAAATGGTACGTGCCACAAAGAATTCGTGGCGCTTTGCGAATCAAAAAACATTTTAGTGTGAATAATACTATTGTACCTACCAACTATGAATTACGAACAGGGGATCAGTTGCAGCTTAATTTCGATGCAGATGACTTTCGTACCAGTGAATCAAACTATCTACCCAACCATCAGAAGTCGGTAAATATCATTTTTGAAAATGAAGACTTGGTTGTTGTTGATAAACCTGCAGGTATGAAAATGCATCCGCATTCGCCAACGGAAACTGATACTTTGTTGAACTATTTAGCAGGTGAGTTTATTCAGCGAGAGGTAAGCGATCAGCCTTATATGGTTCACAGGATAGATCGAGCAACTTCAGGTTTAGTAATTGTAGCAAAGAACCCCGTCGTAGTACCAATTCTAGATAGAATGTTAGCAGATAAACAGATTACACGAACTTATGTGGCATGGGTTAGTGGCGTGGTGCAAGCTAATCATGGTACAATCACAGCACCGATAGGAATTGACGCAAGCGATGATCGAAAACGTGCCGTTGACGGGAAAGAAGCCCAAGCAGCGGTGACACACTGGTGGCGAATGCATACGGTGTTTTACAGTTCATTACTACGGGTGCAATTAAGTACAGGACGCATGCATCAAATTCGCGTGCATTTAGCTAGTATAGGACACCCTATTGTTGGGGATGAGCTATACGGTGGTGTACACAATGACCGTATGCTACTACATTCAGCATCCATAAAAATTACGTTACCGTTTGATAAGGGAGTAAGAATGATTACAGGACCACTCCCAATTGATTTTCCAAGACAGCTACGATAAACAATACAAAAAGACGAACACTTGAATGAGTGTTCGTCTTTTTATCTGACATCATTATTTGACTAAGATGAAATTATGCTTTTTTAGTTTCTTTAACTTCTTTTGGTGTACTTGCAACTTCTTCTTTTTTATCAAGGAAGTTAGCAGCAAATGCTGCCAAGGCACCACCAAGTAGGTCAGCAACAAGGTAAACCCATACGTGAGTAAGTGCTTTACCTTGAACAAAGATTGCAGGAGCTAAGGCACGTGCAGGGTTGAATGCACCACCAGTAATTGGCAATACAACAACAACTAACACAGCTAACCAGATACCGATAATAAATGGTGCAGGTACGTTATTTAACTTAGTAACAATTGCAATTACCAAAACGAACAAGAATGTTAATACAAGTTCAAATGCAAATGCATACCAACCTGAACCATCAGAGAAGTTTGTTTGTCCTAGACCAGCTAAGGTTACGAATTGTTTCACAGTCATTGATTGACCAGACAAAGCAGTGGTTACAGTTGATGATTTCAGGTAAGCTGTTACACCGCCATAAACAGCAGCGGAAGCAACAATAGCACCAAGCAATTGTGCAATCACATAGCCAATAAATGTTACCCATGGTAAACGCTTTTGAATAGCCATTGCCAATGAAACGGCAGGGTTAAAATGTCCACCTGAGATATGACCAAAGGCATAGATGGCAACAGCTAATGAAAGACCGAATGCCAAACCGACAGTGATGGCCGATTGTGTTGTAGCTGCTGAATAAACAACGCTACCAGTTCCAAAGAACACCAACATAAATGTTCCAAGGAATTCTGCGATATACTTACGCATGAAATTTCTCCTTATATGTATGTAAAATTACCAACACTTATTATTATACACTCTTAGATTAACTGGTTGTTAAATATTAAGGAAAGGTATAGCTAATATTTTAATAATAATGCATTGACAGCGACAATTATTGTTGATAGCGACATAATTAATGCAGCAATCATTGGGTTTAGCATTATACCAGCAAATGCCAACACACCGGCGGCCAAAGGAATAGCAATAATGTTGTAACTAGCTCCCCAC
The Leuconostoc suionicum genome window above contains:
- a CDS encoding glycosyltransferase codes for the protein MAKILIVLENIELGGMKRATTVVGNALAARHEVTYYSFSDLPPFYELSAPLVVASPALRLTSDAHPFERYAQAIENFSLLAQRYDVVILAGGLLSSFAAVLKPKLPHTKLLGWMHNNITTYRDQYYAMMREEFIAGLRVLDAVVVLTDFDLGGFKKYNDHTVKIWNPLTIAPKGPSKLEKHIISFTARIAIQHKGIDFAVQLATKLPDDWQLAIAGGGMQEDMETFGQLINEYGAHEKIIYRGPLKDNELRDHYRNSSLFLQTSRWEGLPLVLVEAMSFGLPIIAMRQTGSAEVLNEGEFGVLVENGDIDAAAIAIQRLINSRQQQLDLAEKSLNRVRDFQIEPILKQWETLF
- a CDS encoding RluA family pseudouridine synthase, translated to MKKWQYNFIITSQNSGQSVKELLIKWYVPQRIRGALRIKKHFSVNNTIVPTNYELRTGDQLQLNFDADDFRTSESNYLPNHQKSVNIIFENEDLVVVDKPAGMKMHPHSPTETDTLLNYLAGEFIQREVSDQPYMVHRIDRATSGLVIVAKNPVVVPILDRMLADKQITRTYVAWVSGVVQANHGTITAPIGIDASDDRKRAVDGKEAQAAVTHWWRMHTVFYSSLLRVQLSTGRMHQIRVHLASIGHPIVGDELYGGVHNDRMLLHSASIKITLPFDKGVRMITGPLPIDFPRQLR
- a CDS encoding MerR family transcriptional regulator, whose product is MDNCSPSHKKTAFDKLQFGIGDLARMTGVSTRQLRYWEKQGYVKALDRNDEQESRLYGFRAFLKVSIIKQHIDDGDTLRTAVIHADEHIDSAMITKHIMKQAFQFQGLEDFQGTVAVNMGYFDDDETQLLYVFLEDGKAKYRVVDSKK
- a CDS encoding MIP/aquaporin family protein, which encodes MRKYIAEFLGTFMLVFFGTGSVVYSAATTQSAITVGLAFGLSLAVAIYAFGHISGGHFNPAVSLAMAIQKRLPWVTFIGYVIAQLLGAIVASAAVYGGVTAYLKSSTVTTALSGQSMTVKQFVTLAGLGQTNFSDGSGWYAFAFELVLTFLFVLVIAIVTKLNNVPAPFIIGIWLAVLVVVVLPITGGAFNPARALAPAIFVQGKALTHVWVYLVADLLGGALAAFAANFLDKKEEVASTPKEVKETKKA